From Pararhizobium sp. A13:
CCCGACAAGACCTTCCCCTGGACAAACCGAGCGGCCTTCAAGGGCCTCTACGGCCAGTGGCTATGGCGCGACGGCGGCAAGCAGGTGGTCATCACCGAGGGCGAAATCGACGCCCTGAGCGTCTCCCAGGTCCAGCAGAACAAATGGCCCGTGGTTTCCCTCGTGGACGGCGGCGGCAAGAACGCCGTGAAGCCCATCAAGGAAGCCTACGAGTGGCTCCAGAAGTTCGAAAAGATCATCCTGTTCTTCGACAATGACGAGAAAGGCCGACAGTCGGTCGAGATCGTCAAGCGAATGCTGCCGCTCGGCAAGGTCTACATCGCGTTTGCCCCAGAGGGCTACAAGGACGCGAACGACCTCCTGATGGCTGGCAAGGGCAAGCAGATCATCGACGCCATCTGGGGAGCCAAGCAGTATCGCCCTGAGGGCCTCGTGAGCGGCTCGGCTGTCCTCGACCGACTGCGCAAGCAGGAGAACGTGGTCGCCTTCCCATACCCCGATTTCATGGACGCCCTCAACTACAAGACCGGGGGCGGCATCCGCCTCGGGGAGCTGGACACCTGGACCTCCGGGACCGGCATGGGCAAGACCACGATCATCAAGGCCCTCCAGAACCACTTCTTCCACACGACGGACTTCAATCAGGCGCTCATCCACCTTGAGGAGCCCCTCGAAGACACCGGCAACGATCTCATCGCCTATGAGGTCGGCAAGCGTTTCCAGATCGATGACCCGGCCTACCGGGAAACCCTGGAATACAACGCCGCTGCTGAGAAGCTGTTCCTGGCAAAGGACGAGTTCGGAAACGACCGGTTGCAACTCTATGACGCCTTCGGGTCGATGGAGGACGACAGTCTCTACGAGATCATCCGGTACGCCGCCAAGGCGATGAACTGCAAGATCATCTGGCTCGACCACCTCTCGATCCTCGTGTCCGACATGGGCGACGGGGCAGGGACCGACGAGCGTAAGCGGATCGACAGCATCATGCACAACCTCAAGTCCCTGACGATTGAGCTGGGCATCTACATCGGCCTCATCTCGCACCTTAGGAAACCCCCAGGCAATGGCAAATCGTTCGAGCAGGGCGCTGTCCCATCTCTCGATGACCTTCGCGGTTCTGGCGGCATTAAGCAACTCTCCAATGGCGTCTTCGCCATCTCCAGAGACCAGCAAGCCACCGACCCCGAGGTACGCAATACTTCCACGGTTACCGTTCTCAAATGCCGTAAGACCGGCCGAACTGGAACCGCTGACTTCCTGACCTTCAGTGACGCCACCGGGCGCATTGAGAAGGGCAAAGACCCGGCACTCGCGGACAACAAGGGTGCCTTCAACGACGAAAGCAACGGAGAATACTGATGGACGAAGTGACCGTAACGATCTCCCAGAAGGAATATCTGAGCCTCTTGGATGACCGCAAGTGGCGGCAGTGCCTCGAAAGTGGCGGTGTCGATAACTGGAGCTACTATTCCGATAGCCTCCGCGAGGGCGGCTACTGGGATGAGGAGGAGGACGATTAATCACCCCCTTCTTGAACCCGGAATGCTCCTGGCCGAGCAATTTGATTTAGCCGGTCTCCATCGAGAAATCGATCAGGTGGTCATCCAGTTCAAACATCGGGACGCCATGTTCCAGTTTGACCGGCACCTGAAAGCGAACACCGACCATCACATGTTCGTGGCCTACCAGCACCCGCCCATAATGCAAATCGCTGGTATTCGCTGGAACCTCTCAGTACCCGCAACCAGTTGCTATGGACGATGAGGTCTTCCACCGCGCCGAGCGGTTGACCCTTGAGGCCACCGCCGAACCCAAACTGATCCCCCAATACACCGAAGCAATGAAACAAGCCCGAGCCCTTGAAGGTGCTCCGGGATGGAAAGGACGAACTAAAATGACCCAGGTAGAGAAAATCCTCAACCACATCCAGAAGAACGGCTCCATCACCCAGCGCGAGGCATACCTCGACTATGGCATCCAGAGCTTCCACCGCCGCCTCTCGGACATCCGCGAGATGGGCGTTCGGTTGCTCCCGGTCCAGAAGGTCCATCCGACTACCGGACAGGAATACACGCGCTACTTCATCGCTGGCTCGAAGGCCAACGGGAAGCCGGTGAAAGCTGCATGAAGATGGCGCTCGTTCTGATCGCCGTCGTCCTCGGGCTCACCGCCTGTGTCACCTATCAGCCGCCAGGGGAGAACCTCTGGCTGGCTATCCGCTAATCTCTCCAAACAGGAAATCCCCCATGCGCATTATCGCTTTCGCTCTCGCTGCCCTCATGATGACTGCCGGTGTCGCTGACGCTGCGTTCCGCTCCAGCGGCTTCCGGTCGAGCAGCTTCCGCTCCAGCTCCTATACCCGCTCGTACTCGGCCCCGCGCCCGATCTACCGGGCACCCGCGACGACCTACCGGAACACCACGGTGCACAACACCTATGTCCAGCAGAACTCCAGCGGCGGCGGCATGTTCAATTCGTTCATCGGTTCGTTTGGTGGCATCGCGGCCTACAATTGGCTGTTCGGTGAAGACGACAAGCCAGCGGAACAGCCGGCTACCCCCGCAGTGGCCCCCGAGGTGAAATAATGTGGCCCTTCCGCAAGCCCAAGAAACCCTCGCCGTCGCCGGTTCGGCCGGTACGCTCCTCGTACTCGTCTTCTGGCTACTCCGCATCTTCACCCTCCCGGCAATCCGACGACATGTATCTCCCGATGTACCTGACGTCCTTGGCGCATTCCGACCCGGCACCATCAACTCCTTCGTGCTCACCGGACTACTCCTCGTCTTCCTCGTACTCCTCGTCGGACTACTCGTCGTCCAGCTCCTGCGACTATTCCTCCTCCTCCAACTCGTATGACTGACCACACCAACGAGAATATCCCAAGTGATCTCAAGGTCTCCCGAAAGGGGGACCTTCTCATTTTTAAGACACGCACCGCGACCGTCCACCTGGACTTCCGTCGCCGTGACGAATTGATCGAAGCGATCCGCAGTCTTACCTAAGAATACCGGGGCAACCCATTGATAACTTTGATATTTGACATCGAGACCGATGGGTTCCTCGAAACGATGACCCGCGTCCACTCGCTTGTCATCCGCTGCGTCGAGACCGGTGAGGTCGGCACCTTTGCTGACCAGGACGGCTACCCGCCGATTGTCGAGGGCCTCAAGTGGCTCATGGAAGCCGACCGTATCGTCGGCCACAACATCATCAAGTTCGACCTTCCGGCCATCCAGAAGATTTACCCCTGGTTCGCCTACGATCCCGCCAAGGTCTTCGACACCCTGGTAGCGTCCCGCCTCATCTGGACCGCCATCGTGGATACCGACATGGGCAAGATCAGGGCAGGGAAGACAACCCTCCCTCCGAAGCTCGCCGGTCGCCACGGCCTGGAAGCCTGGGGCCACCGCCTCGGGAACTGGAAGGGCGACTACGCGAAGATGATGGAAGACCAGGGCCTCGACCCCTGGGCCTCCTGGTCCAAGGAAATGCAGGACTACTGCGAGCAGGACGTTGAAGTAAACGCCCAGCTTTACAAGCTCATCATCGACAAGAACTACTCAGAGCAAGCCCTTGAACTTGAACGTGAAATTGCGTTCATCATGGCTGAGATGGAGCGCACGGGCTTCGGCTTCGACATCGATGCCGCCGAGCGTCTCTATGTGGAACTGGCGGGGAAACGCGAGGAACTCTCGCAGTCCCTCCGCGATCTGTTCCAGCCCTGGTTCACCAAGGACGGTCCCGTCAAGGAACCGAAGAAGCCCCATAAGACCCTCGGGTACTGGGGCCACAAGGATGCCGATGGCGTCTGGACTGGATACCCGTTCCAGAAGATCAAGCTGACGATCTTCAACCCGAACAGCCGAGATCACATAGCCGACCGTCTCATGACGGAGCGCGGCTGGAAGCCTACCGAGATGACACCCGGTGGCAAGCCCAAAGTGGACGAAGATGTCCTCGGTGATCTCAAGTACCCCGAAGCCAAGGCTCTGACCGATTACATGACGCTCCAGAAGCGTATCGGACAGTTGGCCGAGGGGGACAATGCCTGGCTGAAAATGGTCAAGGCGAACGGTCGCATCCACGGCTCGATCAACCCCAACGGGGCGGTCACCGGACGTGCCACCCATAGCCACCCGAATGTCGGGCAGGTTCCCTCCGTGGGTGCCCTGTATGGCGCTGAGTGTCGCTCGCTGTTTGGCCCCAAGACGAAGAACCGGGTGCAACTCGGGTGCGACGTGTCGGGCCTGGAGCTGCGAATGCTCGGGCACTTCATGGCTCGTCACGACGGTGGCGCCTACGCCGACGAAGTCATCAACGGTGACGTTCACTCGACCAACGCGGCGGCTCTATTCGCGATGGACCCCGAGGAGTTCAAGCGGGGCCGCAAGTGCACCGATCCTATCCAGTCCATCACCGATCAGGTGAAGGAAGCCTACGACTGGTTGCGCAAGCTCCCGAAGGACAAGCAAGCGGAGAGCCTCGTCAAGAGC
This genomic window contains:
- a CDS encoding DnaB-like helicase C-terminal domain-containing protein — translated: MSEAIQTHQPCDDCGSSDALTIYPTHTYCFSCETRTNTDASDDTPRTGSSSGGTSSLYRCTYTALAKRNITEETARFWSYGRTDLRGQSIHCANYLDENRQTVAQKLRFPDKTFPWTNRAAFKGLYGQWLWRDGGKQVVITEGEIDALSVSQVQQNKWPVVSLVDGGGKNAVKPIKEAYEWLQKFEKIILFFDNDEKGRQSVEIVKRMLPLGKVYIAFAPEGYKDANDLLMAGKGKQIIDAIWGAKQYRPEGLVSGSAVLDRLRKQENVVAFPYPDFMDALNYKTGGGIRLGELDTWTSGTGMGKTTIIKALQNHFFHTTDFNQALIHLEEPLEDTGNDLIAYEVGKRFQIDDPAYRETLEYNAAAEKLFLAKDEFGNDRLQLYDAFGSMEDDSLYEIIRYAAKAMNCKIIWLDHLSILVSDMGDGAGTDERKRIDSIMHNLKSLTIELGIYIGLISHLRKPPGNGKSFEQGAVPSLDDLRGSGGIKQLSNGVFAISRDQQATDPEVRNTSTVTVLKCRKTGRTGTADFLTFSDATGRIEKGKDPALADNKGAFNDESNGEY
- a CDS encoding DNA polymerase is translated as MITLIFDIETDGFLETMTRVHSLVIRCVETGEVGTFADQDGYPPIVEGLKWLMEADRIVGHNIIKFDLPAIQKIYPWFAYDPAKVFDTLVASRLIWTAIVDTDMGKIRAGKTTLPPKLAGRHGLEAWGHRLGNWKGDYAKMMEDQGLDPWASWSKEMQDYCEQDVEVNAQLYKLIIDKNYSEQALELEREIAFIMAEMERTGFGFDIDAAERLYVELAGKREELSQSLRDLFQPWFTKDGPVKEPKKPHKTLGYWGHKDADGVWTGYPFQKIKLTIFNPNSRDHIADRLMTERGWKPTEMTPGGKPKVDEDVLGDLKYPEAKALTDYMTLQKRIGQLAEGDNAWLKMVKANGRIHGSINPNGAVTGRATHSHPNVGQVPSVGALYGAECRSLFGPKTKNRVQLGCDVSGLELRMLGHFMARHDGGAYADEVINGDVHSTNAAALFAMDPEEFKRGRKCTDPIQSITDQVKEAYDWLRKLPKDKQAESLVKSFYDSLRDTAKTFIYAFLYGAGDGKIGSIIGQGRKAGGMLKKKFFKRFPALKKLIDGVQATAEAKGFLKGLDGRSLHVRSPHSALNTLLQSAGAIVCKQWIVEFERLLVQHNLKHLVGIMAWVHDELQMSVDLSLVTYDNEGKASSIVGDLCIQAIEKAGEVLGIRVPLTGEYKIGLNWKDCH
- a CDS encoding helix-turn-helix domain-containing protein, with protein sequence MTQVEKILNHIQKNGSITQREAYLDYGIQSFHRRLSDIREMGVRLLPVQKVHPTTGQEYTRYFIAGSKANGKPVKAA